A region from the Pirellulales bacterium genome encodes:
- a CDS encoding winged helix-turn-helix domain-containing protein: MTTTSELVIRLRELAMNVAKLEVTVGRCAQELQSLLDLAANLEQQPPPLDLPHHGQQLHVGRFTVDRGTFSVSDGSHICELGNTVCFRFFECLARDPNRCFTRSQLLTLVWDSQRRASTTVRSAIFELRCQFRKAGMNELADALRAEGRAYGLKLDESLRRRQRKTNR, encoded by the coding sequence GGTGATACGCCTCCGCGAACTAGCGATGAACGTAGCCAAACTGGAGGTCACGGTTGGACGGTGTGCGCAGGAATTGCAGTCACTGCTTGATTTAGCAGCGAACCTTGAACAACAGCCGCCACCGCTAGATCTTCCTCATCACGGACAACAACTCCATGTCGGTCGATTCACCGTCGATCGTGGAACATTCTCGGTATCTGATGGTAGTCACATCTGCGAACTTGGAAACACGGTCTGCTTCCGATTCTTCGAGTGCTTGGCACGCGACCCCAACCGCTGCTTCACGCGTAGTCAATTACTGACTTTGGTATGGGATAGTCAGCGCCGTGCCTCAACCACGGTGCGTAGCGCGATCTTCGAATTGCGGTGCCAGTTTCGCAAAGCTGGAATGAACGAATTAGCCGACGCGCTTCGCGCCGAAGGACGCGCTTATGGTCTCAAACTCGATGAGTCGCTGAGAAGGCGCCAACGGAAAACCAACCGCTGA